From Brassica oleracea var. oleracea cultivar TO1000 chromosome C3, BOL, whole genome shotgun sequence, a single genomic window includes:
- the LOC106329122 gene encoding WD repeat-containing protein 44-like, translating into MDHLSQEEDFQFFDANEEASPSCFDFDPGSVVERRKKFLEWMGLEQVLVQQNNSDVGSGLDGDSVEATEKRSGGCSFSSTQVSSSGSSEELSLRVDKNVGGCDVTRRQSSSLAPCSDPTCCQIKETEKHRSITSRLTSSKKRWLTRLLSMGCSADTKIQSGVLSRVKVKHYKKQTKELSSLYQSQDIKAHNGSISAMKFSCDGKYLASSGEDGIVRVWKVTEEKRSKLPRDYLNPSYMYFELNDLSQLKPNKTTEKFKKKSDSACVVFPPKAFRIMEKPLHEFRGHTCEVLDISWSKDNYLLSASMDKTVRLWKVGSNACLGVFPHNSYVTCVQFNPVNEDYFMSGSVDGKVRIWNIPGCNVVDWADVKDIISAVCYRPDGQGGVVGSLTGSCRFFNMSGEYLELDSQIHFHNKKISPNKRITCFQFLPQDPSKVLVVSADSKVRILQGNDVVRRYKGSPKSDGKYIVSACEDSNVYIWSNGKESDSSSFFYSQTKRIRSFERFSTNASVAATWCGFSDHNRTIPFSSPPCLSLKESGSVPKGNATWPEENLTENPLSSMTASQYKFLKSSYQRATSSSLAWGMVIVTGGWDGRIRTFQNYGLPVTVT; encoded by the exons ATGGATCACTTGTCTCAAGAGGAAGATTTTCAGTTCTTTGATGCCAACGAAGAAGCATCTCCAAGTTGTTTTGATTTTGATCCTGGAAGTGTTGTGGAGCGGCGGAAGAAGTTCTTGGAGTGGATGGGACTCGAACAAGTTCTTGTTCAGCAGAACAATTCAGATGTTGGTTCTGGTCTGGATGGAGATTCTGTAGAAGCTACTGAGAAGAGATCTGGAGGGTGCAGCTTCTCTTCTACTCAGGTATCTTCCTCTGGTTCAAGTGAGGAATTGTCTCTGAGAGTGGACAAAAACGTTGGGGGATGCGATGTGACGAGAAGGCAAAGCTCTTCATTGGCACCGTGTTCTGATCCTACATGTTGTCAAATTAAGGAAACAGAGAAGCATAGAAGTATCACCAGCCGACTCACTAGTTCCAAGAAAAGATGGTTAACGAGGCTGCTCTCAATGGGATGTTCCGCGGATACAAAAATCCAATCCGGTGTTCTTTCAAGAGTTAAGGTCAAGCATTACAAGAAACAGACCAAAGAGCTTTCATCTCTCTATCAGAGTCAAGACATTAAAGCACACAATGGTTCCATTTCAGCTATGAAATTTAGCTGCGATGGGAAGTATCTTGCAAGCTCTGGTGAAGATGGGATCGTACGCGTGTGGAAAGTCACTGAGGAAAAAAGATCTAAACTACCAAGGGACTACCTTAACCCTTCGTATATGTACTTTGAGCTAAACGATCTTTCCCAGTTGAAACCAAACAAGACCACAGAAAAGTTCAAGAAAAAATCTGATTCAGCATGTGTTGTCTTCCCTCCTAAAGCTTTCCGGATAATGGAGAAACCTTTACATGAGTTCCGCGGCCACACATGTGAAGTCTTGGACATCTCATGGTCAAAGGATAAT TATCTTCTCTCAGCTTCAATGGATAAAACTGTTCGGCTATGGAAAGTCGGTAGCAATGCTTGTCTTGGAGTCTTCCCTCACAATAGTTATG TAACTTGTGTTCAGTTCAACCCTGTGAATGAGGACTACTTCATGAGCGGTTCAGTTGATGGAAAAGTTAGAATCTGGAACATTCCTGGTTGCAATGTTGTTGATTGGGCGGATGTCAAAGACATTATATCAGCAGTGTGTTATCGTCCTGATGGACAAGGAGGAGTTGTTGGTTCTCTAACTGGAAGTTGCAGATTCTTTAACATGTCTGGAGAGTATTTAGAGCTGGACTCTCAGATACATTTTCATAACAAAAAGATATCTCCAAATAAACGGATCACTTGTTTCCAG TTTTTACCTCAAGACCCTAGCAAAGTTTTGGTTGTTTCAGCCGATTCCAAAGTCAGAATTCTCCAAGGCAACGATGTTGTTAGAAGATACAAAG GGTCTCCTAAGTCTGATGGAAAGTACATTGTTTCAGCTTGTGAGGACTCCAATGTATATATATGGAGCAATGGAAAAGAGTCAGATTCTTCTTCTTTTTTTTATTCTCAAACCAAAAGGATTAGATCTTTTGAACGTTTCTCCACCAATGCATCCGTGGCAGCAACCTGGTGTGGGTTCTCAGATCACAACAGAACTATCCCGTTTTCTTCACCACCTTGCTTATCTCTCAAGGAAAGTGGATCAGTTCCCAAGGGAAACGCGACGTGGCCAGAGGAAAATTTAACCGAAAATCCTCTTTCTTCAATGACTGCATCTCAGTACAAATTTCTCAAGTCCTCATACCAGAGAGCAACTAGTAGCTCTCTAGCTTGGGGTATGGTCATTGTCACAGGTGGTTGGGACGGACGGATCAGAACATTTCAGAACTACGGCTTGCCTGTGACCGTAACTTGA